Genomic window (Saccharothrix australiensis):
CGTGTTCGCCACGTTCGCGGGCATCTACTTCTGGTTCCCGAAGATCACCGGCCGGCTGCTGGACGAGCCGCTGGGCAAGCTCCACTTCTGGACGACGTTCCTGGGCTTCCACGCGACGTTCCTGGTGCAGCACTGGCTGGGCAACGAGGGCATGCCGCGCCGGTACGCCGACTACCTGCCGAGCGACGGGTTCACCACGCTGAACACGATCTCCACGATCGGCGCGTACATCCTGGGCGCGTCCACGCTGCCGTTCATCTGGAACGTCTTCAAGTCCTACCGCTACGGCGAGACCGTGCACGTGGACGACCCGTGGGGCTTCGGCAACTCGCTGGAGTGGGCGACGAGCTGCCCGCCGCCGCGGCACAACTTCACCGAGCTGCCCCGCATCCGGTCCGCGCGGCCGGCGTTCGAGCTGCACTACCCGCACATGATCGAGCGGATGCAGGAAGAGGCGCACGTCACGTTCACCGGCAAGGCGATCCCGCACGACAAGGGCAAGCCGGCGCCGTCCGAGGTCGCCGCGCACGCCGTGCAGTCGGGCACCGCCTCCGAGGGCACCGAGCACGACCACAAGTAACCTTCGACCGCGGTTCGACGACGAGCCCCGACGGCCTCTGCGCAGGCGGTCGGGGCTCGTTGCGGTCCGGCAGAGGAGCCACCAGTGAGCAAGCCCAGCGCCACACCCGTCCTGATCACCGTCACCGGCCCGGACAAGCCGGGCGTGTCCTCGGTCCTGTTCGCGGTGTTGACCAGGCACGGCGTGGACGTGCTCGACGTCGAGCAGGTCGTCATCCGCGGACGCCTGGTGCTCGGCGTGCTGGTCGCCGCGCGGCACGACCCGGAGGGCTTGCAGGAGTCCGTGGAGCAGGCGATGGCCACGGTGTCCATGCACGTCGAGGTGGAGATCGGGGCCGACTCGAAGCGCACCGCGCGGCTGGAGTCCAGCCACGTGATCATCCTGCTGGGACGCCCGGTGACGGCGCGGGCGTTCACGGAGGTCGCCCGGCTGCTGGCGTCGCTGGGCGTGAACATCGACGCGATCCGCGGCGTCGCGGACTACCCGGTCACGGGCCTGGAGCTGCGGGTGTCGGTGGCCCAGGACACCGCGGACGCGGACGCGGCGCTGCGCGAGGCGCTGGCCGGGGTGTCGGTCCGGGTCGACCTGGACATCGCGGTGGAGCGGGCCGGGCTGACGCGGCGCGCCAAGCGGCTGGTGGTGTTCGACGTCGACTCGACCCTCATCCAGGGAGAGGTGATCGAGATGCTGGCCGCGCACGTGGGCGTGGAGCCGCAGGTCCGCGAGATCACCGAGGCGGCCATGCGCGGCGAGCTGGACTTCGCGGAGTCGCTGCGCCGCCGGGTGGCCCTGCTGGAGGGCTTGGACGAGGCCGTGCTGGACGAGGTCGCGGCGTCGCTGGAGCTGACGGCGGGCGCGCGGACCACGGTGCGGACGCTGAAGCGGCTCGGGTTCCGCTGCGGCGTGGTGTCCGGCGGGTTCACGCGGGTCGTCAAGTCGCTGGTGGACGACCTGGGCCTGGACTTCTGCGCGGCGAACGAGCTGGAGGTCGTGGCCGGGAAGCTCACCGGGCGGGTCGTCGGCGACATCGTGGACCGGCCGGGCAAGGCGGTGGCGCTGCGCCGGTTCGCCGAGCAGGAGGGCGTGCCGCTGGCGCAGACCGTGGCGGTGGGCGACGGTGCGAACGACATCGACATGCTGGGCGCGGCGGGGCTCGGCATCGCGTTCAACGCCAAGCCCGCGCTGCGTGAGGTGGCGGACACGGCCCTGTCGCACCCGTTCCTGGACGCGG
Coding sequences:
- the serB gene encoding phosphoserine phosphatase SerB, whose translation is MSKPSATPVLITVTGPDKPGVSSVLFAVLTRHGVDVLDVEQVVIRGRLVLGVLVAARHDPEGLQESVEQAMATVSMHVEVEIGADSKRTARLESSHVIILLGRPVTARAFTEVARLLASLGVNIDAIRGVADYPVTGLELRVSVAQDTADADAALREALAGVSVRVDLDIAVERAGLTRRAKRLVVFDVDSTLIQGEVIEMLAAHVGVEPQVREITEAAMRGELDFAESLRRRVALLEGLDEAVLDEVAASLELTAGARTTVRTLKRLGFRCGVVSGGFTRVVKSLVDDLGLDFCAANELEVVAGKLTGRVVGDIVDRPGKAVALRRFAEQEGVPLAQTVAVGDGANDIDMLGAAGLGIAFNAKPALREVADTALSHPFLDAVLFVLGVTRAEVEAADAADGLELVRP